One genomic segment of Culturomica massiliensis includes these proteins:
- a CDS encoding NupC/NupG family nucleoside CNT transporter, which translates to MNGVLKKILCLVPVLLLLTAGGLYAQQGSGIQSAVNIESHMSVMSVLRGLLGIATLVGIAWLFSNNRKAISWRVVGIGLTIQLLLAVGVLYVPFVQAFFEFFGKIFVTILDFTRAGSVFLLGDLMDTTKAGYIFAFQVLPTIIFFSALTSLLFYLGIIQKVVYALAWVMTKLMNISGMESLSVAGNIFLGQTEAPLMIKEYLDDMSPSEIFLVMTGGMATIAGGVLAAYISFLGGEDPVQRLVFAKHLLAASVMAAPGAVVFAKLLVPQTEKVNNDIHVSKNKVGKNILDAISNGASEGVKLAVNVAGMLLVFVAFIAFANYLFVKFGSMTGLNEYITQITDGRNTELNLQFLLGYAISPLMWLIGISADDMVYAGSLLGQKVIMTEFIGYVDLANLKAAGAFAEAKSIIMCTYFLCGFANFASIGIQIGGIGGLTPKNKPLLAKFGMRALLAGTLASLLSATVVGMIIG; encoded by the coding sequence ATGAACGGTGTGTTGAAAAAAATTTTATGTCTCGTGCCTGTGTTATTACTTTTGACGGCAGGGGGACTTTATGCTCAACAAGGGAGCGGTATACAAAGTGCTGTCAATATCGAAAGTCACATGTCTGTCATGTCTGTATTGAGGGGTTTGTTGGGAATAGCAACATTAGTCGGTATTGCCTGGTTGTTTAGTAATAACCGGAAGGCTATTTCCTGGAGAGTGGTCGGAATCGGACTCACCATACAGTTGTTGTTGGCAGTCGGAGTGTTGTATGTGCCTTTTGTACAGGCGTTTTTTGAATTTTTTGGGAAAATATTCGTGACAATTCTTGATTTCACAAGGGCGGGCAGTGTTTTCCTTCTGGGAGATTTGATGGATACGACCAAGGCCGGTTATATTTTTGCTTTTCAGGTGCTTCCTACAATTATATTTTTCTCGGCATTGACTTCTCTGTTGTTTTATTTGGGAATCATTCAAAAGGTCGTATACGCTTTGGCATGGGTGATGACAAAATTGATGAATATTTCAGGGATGGAATCTTTGTCGGTGGCCGGTAATATTTTTTTAGGGCAAACGGAGGCTCCTTTAATGATTAAGGAGTATTTGGATGATATGAGTCCTTCTGAGATTTTCCTGGTGATGACCGGGGGTATGGCGACAATTGCAGGTGGGGTATTGGCTGCATATATCAGTTTTTTGGGAGGAGAGGATCCTGTGCAGAGGCTGGTATTTGCCAAGCATTTGCTGGCTGCTTCGGTAATGGCAGCTCCCGGTGCGGTTGTATTTGCGAAATTGCTTGTTCCTCAGACTGAAAAAGTGAATAATGATATTCATGTGTCGAAGAATAAGGTGGGAAAAAATATATTGGATGCTATTTCCAACGGAGCATCGGAGGGGGTAAAGCTGGCAGTTAATGTGGCCGGTATGTTGTTGGTTTTTGTTGCTTTTATTGCTTTTGCCAATTATTTGTTTGTGAAGTTCGGAAGTATGACCGGTTTGAATGAATATATTACACAGATTACGGATGGCCGGAATACGGAATTGAACCTGCAATTTCTTCTGGGATATGCCATATCTCCTCTGATGTGGTTAATCGGTATTTCTGCTGATGATATGGTTTATGCCGGAAGCTTGTTGGGGCAAAAAGTCATAATGACGGAGTTCATCGGCTATGTGGATTTAGCTAATTTGAAAGCGGCCGGAGCTTTTGCGGAGGCAAAGTCAATCATCATGTGTACGTATTTCTTATGTGGTTTTGCGAATTTTGCCTCCATTGGTATTCAGATCGGGGGGATCGGCGGCTTAACCCCCAAGAATAAGCCTTTGTTGGCTAAGTTCGGTATGCGTGCTTTGCTGGCTGGTACATTGGCGTCTTTATTATCTGCGACGGTGGTGGGAATGATTATCGGATAA
- a CDS encoding DUF4922 domain-containing protein → MNIFTETEKLAEAQLQEFELAKINYANLKKAAYKTIPIGTYTFELQYNPDRIRSTAANITPRVLQSRKCFLCSENLPAGQKGIPYGQDYNIFVNPYPIFQKHFTVPATTHSPQLIKGRFTDMLALAKDFPAYTIFYNGPRSGASAPDHFHFQMAQRHVMPLEKDIQHGEIVQQGHAYTISTLNNYLRKNILCSSGDCDLLSSLFTHISEILENSIPSCPEPMINLLTWYSEGIWTVAIFPRRELRPWQFFAEGAGKILFSPGCVDFAGLLVTPRKEDFDRYTPALLADLFGQLTLTDATWKNLLPCLQTVHP, encoded by the coding sequence ATGAATATTTTTACAGAAACGGAAAAGTTAGCAGAAGCCCAGCTTCAGGAATTCGAACTGGCAAAAATTAATTATGCGAATTTAAAAAAAGCAGCCTATAAAACGATTCCCATTGGAACATACACATTCGAACTGCAATACAATCCGGACCGGATTCGTTCGACAGCAGCCAATATTACCCCCCGGGTATTGCAATCCCGAAAATGTTTCCTATGCTCTGAAAATTTACCGGCCGGACAAAAAGGTATTCCATACGGACAAGACTACAATATCTTCGTCAATCCCTATCCGATTTTTCAAAAGCATTTCACAGTTCCGGCCACGACACACTCCCCTCAGCTCATAAAAGGACGGTTTACGGACATGCTGGCATTAGCCAAAGACTTTCCCGCTTATACGATCTTCTATAACGGTCCCCGCAGCGGAGCCTCCGCCCCGGACCATTTCCACTTTCAAATGGCTCAACGCCATGTCATGCCTTTAGAAAAAGACATTCAACACGGGGAGATCGTACAACAGGGACACGCATATACGATAAGTACGCTCAACAACTATTTACGGAAAAATATTCTGTGCAGTTCCGGGGATTGTGATCTGCTTTCTTCCTTATTTACTCATATTTCAGAGATATTGGAAAATTCTATTCCTTCCTGTCCGGAACCGATGATTAACCTACTGACGTGGTACAGTGAAGGAATATGGACGGTCGCTATTTTTCCCCGGCGGGAACTAAGGCCCTGGCAATTTTTCGCAGAAGGGGCCGGAAAAATCTTGTTCAGCCCCGGTTGTGTCGACTTTGCCGGCCTGCTCGTCACCCCCCGTAAAGAGGACTTCGACCGCTATACGCCTGCACTATTGGCAGATCTTTTCGGACAACTGACCCTTACCGATGCAACCTGGAAAAATCTCTTGCCCTGTCTGCAAACTGTTCATCCCTGA
- a CDS encoding sensor histidine kinase → MILRLGTGVFILCVIIFRTFSCWAVANERPILIISSYNPEAYQTAQNISEFIEEYKSLGGMQPVIIENMNCKSFSEAPMWKSHMHEILVKYSEKNRPSLIILLGQEAWASYISQDNIMPEVPLLCGMVSRNAIILPDDKVVLSDWEPESMDVLQERNFKVGGFLYEYDVEKNIELIQRLYPDVRHIAFISDNSYGGVSLLAHVKKEMRHFPELGLICLDGRKHTIYTIVDEIAALPEKTVILMGTWRVDKNEGYFMKNATYTMMSANPKIPVFSMTSIGLGYWALGGYIPEYRNVGRDLGRQAYETIHSNREYKNVLQFIPNGYSFDLQKVKEFGFSEKDLPKDVEFLNKDVSFWVKYKVQLLFIGLTFGFLLFGFIITLYFYLRTKRLKDELEDSEVELVAAKERAEESDRLKTAFLANMSHEIRTPLNAIVGFSNVLISEDFSLEEQKNFVEIIQTNSDLLLRLVNDILDISRLETGKLQLTYETCDLILLCQGVLATTSPAKKAGVSYVFEPPVESFELETDVQRLQQILINLMSNANKFTEAGEIRLELKIDEAKKQVVFAISDTGCGIPEEKQEVVFDRFSKLNEYVQGTGLGLAICRITVNMLGGEIWVDRSYKKGARFVFTHPMTRSR, encoded by the coding sequence ATGATTTTACGTTTAGGTACAGGTGTTTTTATATTGTGTGTGATTATTTTCCGCACCTTCTCTTGTTGGGCTGTTGCAAATGAAAGGCCTATCCTGATCATTAGTTCGTATAATCCGGAAGCTTATCAGACTGCTCAAAATATTTCCGAATTTATAGAAGAGTACAAATCATTGGGAGGGATGCAGCCGGTGATTATCGAGAATATGAATTGTAAGAGCTTTTCGGAAGCACCGATGTGGAAATCCCATATGCATGAGATTTTGGTAAAGTATTCGGAGAAAAACAGACCTTCGTTGATTATTTTATTGGGACAGGAGGCATGGGCTTCTTATATTTCCCAGGATAATATCATGCCGGAGGTTCCCTTGTTGTGCGGAATGGTAAGTCGGAATGCGATTATATTGCCGGACGATAAAGTGGTGTTGTCGGATTGGGAGCCGGAGAGTATGGATGTTTTGCAAGAGCGTAATTTTAAGGTCGGTGGCTTTCTGTATGAATATGATGTCGAGAAAAATATAGAATTGATACAGCGGCTTTATCCGGATGTCCGGCATATTGCATTTATTTCGGACAATAGTTACGGTGGGGTTAGTTTATTGGCTCATGTAAAGAAGGAAATGAGGCATTTCCCCGAGCTTGGCCTGATATGTCTGGATGGACGGAAGCATACGATTTACACGATCGTGGACGAGATTGCGGCATTGCCTGAAAAAACGGTGATATTGATGGGAACCTGGCGGGTGGATAAAAACGAAGGGTATTTTATGAAAAATGCGACTTATACGATGATGTCCGCCAATCCTAAAATACCGGTGTTTTCGATGACTTCAATCGGCTTGGGTTATTGGGCTTTGGGCGGTTACATTCCGGAATACCGGAATGTAGGAAGAGATTTGGGTAGGCAGGCTTATGAGACTATTCATAGCAACCGGGAGTATAAAAATGTACTTCAATTTATTCCCAATGGATATTCATTCGATTTGCAAAAGGTAAAGGAATTCGGTTTTTCTGAAAAAGATTTGCCGAAGGATGTTGAATTCTTGAATAAAGATGTTTCTTTCTGGGTTAAATATAAAGTGCAATTGCTTTTTATCGGCTTGACTTTCGGGTTTTTGTTATTCGGTTTTATCATTACCTTGTATTTCTATTTACGGACAAAGCGGTTGAAAGACGAACTGGAGGATTCGGAAGTTGAATTGGTGGCAGCTAAAGAGAGAGCAGAGGAATCGGACCGGCTGAAGACGGCTTTTTTAGCCAATATGAGTCATGAGATACGGACTCCTTTGAATGCGATTGTGGGGTTCTCGAATGTTTTGATATCGGAGGATTTCTCTTTGGAAGAGCAGAAAAATTTTGTAGAGATCATACAGACCAATTCCGATTTGCTGTTGCGTTTGGTGAACGATATATTGGATATTTCCCGTTTGGAGACGGGGAAGCTTCAATTGACCTATGAAACCTGTGATCTGATTTTACTTTGTCAGGGGGTGTTGGCCACTACCTCTCCGGCGAAAAAGGCAGGGGTAAGTTATGTTTTTGAGCCGCCGGTAGAGAGTTTTGAATTGGAAACGGATGTACAGCGTTTGCAGCAGATACTGATCAATCTGATGTCGAATGCCAATAAGTTTACGGAAGCGGGCGAAATACGGCTGGAATTGAAAATCGACGAAGCGAAAAAACAGGTTGTATTTGCTATTTCCGATACAGGTTGTGGAATTCCGGAAGAAAAGCAGGAAGTTGTCTTCGACCGATTCTCGAAGCTGAACGAATATGTACAAGGTACCGGTTTGGGACTGGCCATTTGCCGGATTACAGTAAATATGCTGGGAGGCGAAATATGGGTGGATCGAAGTTATAAGAAAGGAGCCCGTTTTGTCTTTACTCATCCCATGACCCGTTCTCGTTAG
- a CDS encoding regulatory protein RecX encodes MDAKNALNIVAGLCSKKEYCLQEIREKLKKWDITEKDTARILDFLIQNKFIDENRFAFAYARDKFRFNKWGKQKIILMLKQKQIPAGIIRQAVETLDKKEYDTACLNLLLQKKKSLKNEDPLKDKNKLIRFALSRGFDYDTIRNCLHHPEFRTGYISPNENGSWDE; translated from the coding sequence ATGGATGCAAAAAATGCCCTCAACATCGTCGCCGGTTTATGCAGCAAAAAAGAATACTGTCTTCAGGAAATCCGGGAAAAACTCAAAAAATGGGATATTACGGAAAAAGACACAGCACGGATTTTGGATTTTCTGATCCAAAATAAATTCATCGATGAAAACCGCTTTGCTTTTGCATACGCCCGGGATAAATTCCGCTTCAACAAATGGGGCAAACAAAAAATCATATTGATGCTCAAACAAAAACAAATCCCTGCCGGCATTATCCGGCAAGCGGTCGAAACACTCGATAAAAAGGAATACGATACGGCTTGCCTGAACTTACTGCTTCAAAAAAAGAAAAGTTTAAAAAATGAAGATCCTTTAAAAGATAAAAATAAGCTCATCCGTTTTGCTCTTTCCCGGGGATTCGACTACGATACCATCCGGAATTGCTTACATCATCCGGAATTCCGGACAGGATACATCTCCCCTAACGAGAACGGGTCATGGGATGAGTAA
- the prmC gene encoding peptide chain release factor N(5)-glutamine methyltransferase — protein MNISIYTLSQYASGELKDTYEPEEIRSICRLIFMDVFHYTNIDIHIQKHENLPESFLGKFQEIIARLKQGEPIQYIIGTTEFAGLTFTVNPSTLIPRPETEELVLWIKSLAAPSSHILDIGTGSGCIAITLAHLLPDSRVTGIDISADALATASHNAMINLTKVQFRQADIFDYRPESGSRFDIIVSNPPYVRMSEKQYMQRQVVDFEPPTALFVPDKDPLLFYRQIAKFGQTHLRKNGLLFFEINEALGQDTVDLLARYPYSGIEIKKDFLGKDRFIKCTY, from the coding sequence ATGAATATCAGTATTTATACTTTATCCCAATACGCATCCGGCGAACTTAAAGATACATATGAGCCGGAAGAAATCCGCAGCATCTGTCGTCTCATTTTCATGGATGTCTTTCATTACACAAATATAGACATCCATATCCAAAAACACGAAAATTTACCGGAAAGCTTTCTCGGGAAATTTCAGGAAATCATAGCCCGCTTAAAACAGGGCGAACCGATCCAATATATCATCGGCACAACCGAATTTGCCGGTCTGACATTTACAGTCAATCCCTCAACCCTTATCCCCCGACCGGAAACAGAAGAACTGGTTTTGTGGATCAAATCCCTGGCTGCACCTTCATCACACATATTGGACATCGGAACAGGCAGCGGCTGTATTGCAATAACTCTCGCACATCTATTGCCTGACAGCCGGGTTACAGGCATAGACATTTCTGCCGATGCTCTGGCAACGGCTTCTCACAATGCCATGATCAATCTCACGAAAGTACAATTCCGGCAAGCCGATATCTTCGATTACCGGCCCGAAAGCGGCAGCCGATTCGACATCATCGTCAGCAACCCTCCTTATGTACGTATGAGTGAAAAGCAGTACATGCAACGTCAGGTAGTGGATTTCGAACCCCCGACCGCCCTCTTTGTCCCGGATAAAGACCCCTTGCTCTTTTACCGGCAAATTGCAAAATTCGGCCAAACCCATCTCCGCAAGAACGGACTGCTCTTTTTCGAGATCAACGAAGCCCTTGGACAAGACACCGTAGATTTATTAGCCCGGTATCCATATTCCGGCATTGAAATAAAAAAAGATTTTTTAGGAAAAGACCGGTTCATAAAATGTACCTACTAA